From a single Eretmochelys imbricata isolate rEreImb1 chromosome 13, rEreImb1.hap1, whole genome shotgun sequence genomic region:
- the LOC144273755 gene encoding olfactory receptor 287-like, protein MVKGNQTNVREFILLGFPGSRYLQIALFLLFLFMYLLTLMGNITIISLVGIHRHLHTPMYFFLCNLSFLDIWFTTGYIPKTLALLVSQSKTISFPSCLLQMYFVFSLGCTEYLLLSVMAYDRYLAICHPLRYSCIMNSTLSIQLVLGSWASSFLTTSVLAFLITRLSFCDSTVINHFFCDVDSWIELSCTDTHLAEMVYITVCFIVVLGSCAVILVSYIYIISTVLRIPSDQGWQKAFSTCSAHLTVVVLWYGCSIFLYVKPSKQNSLEMNKVVTLLNTIMTPLLNPFIYTLRNKDIKEILRKAFSRT, encoded by the coding sequence ATGGTGAAGGGAAATCAGACCAATGTGAGGGAATTTATTCTGCTGGGGTTCCCTGGCTCTCGGTATTTGCAGATTGCTCTCTTCCTGCTTTTCTTGTTCATGTACCTCCTGACACTGATGGGAAATATCACCATCATCTCCTTAGTGGGGATCCACCGCCACCTGCACACCCCGatgtatttcttcctctgcaatcTCTCCTTTCTGGACATCTGGTTCACCACAGGCTACATTCCCAAAACTCTTGCTCTCCTAGTGTCCCAAAGCAAAACCATCTCCTTCCCCAGTTGCCTCCTGCAGATGTACTTTGTCTTCTCCCTTGGCTGCACCGAATATCTACTTCTGTCTGTCATGGCCTATGATCGCTATTTGGCCATATGCCACCCATTGCGCTATAGCTGTATCATGAACAGCACTTTGTCCATTCAGCTGGTTCTTGGATCATGGGCAAGTAGCTTCCTGACTACTTCTGTGCTGGCGTTTCTGATCACCAGGTTGTCCTTCTGTGACTCTACCGTCatcaaccatttcttctgtgatgtaGATTCTTGGATAGAGCTGTCCTGCACCGACACGCATCTCGCTGAGATGGTGTATATTACTGTCTGCTTTATTGTCGTCCTTGGGTCCTGTGCCGTCATCCTGGTCTCTTACATTTACATCATCTCCACTGTCCTGAGAATCCCATCTGACCAAGGctggcaaaaggccttttccacttgctctgcCCATCTCACCGTCGTGGTTTTATGGTACGGCTGCTCCATCTTTCTTTATGTCAAGCCTTCCAAACAAAACTCACTGGAAATGAACAAAGTTGTCACCCTCTTGAACACTATCATGACACCATTGCTTAATCCTTTCATTTACACGCTAAGGAACAAAGACATTAAAGAAATCTTGAGAAAGGCATTCAGTAGGACATAG